From a single Solanum dulcamara chromosome 4, daSolDulc1.2, whole genome shotgun sequence genomic region:
- the LOC129886108 gene encoding calmodulin-binding protein 60 B-like isoform X2, whose amino-acid sequence MVQKRNINQDSDESSEFPPRESKRQHPSNALFTGLRSYSSPQELALRLEPSIRSWVREEIERTLQSTLRYSLNDNETSQSRAIQLLFDDIFPSSLFTGSKVSMGNRPIKVLLHDASSNKRITSGPLSSAKVGVVVLNGEFNPNDLEDWSEEEFSKKVIRERDGKRPLLTGDLVIQLRDGVGYLGDISFTDNSSWIKSRTFRLGLKLINRSGQFRVREGVSKPFTVRDHRGEAYRKHYPPTLDDEIWRLEKIAKDGASHKRLSTEGISCVKDFLRLLVTDPSLLRKMLACGNNIWEKITEHVTTCLLDNSEWYIYNAGESIVLLFNCIYELVGAILDGQNFQSIDKLDVFQKRMVEDLKRNVYKNLNCLAPFEDHSLIGQAVLTSNLQIGLSHILSSSQQNMNYSDNQGQVELQSKSDHTTISPPLVYTAQQDSPTAVSMPESFHGMQAFNSTLASSFLVGDPCSNIYPGDYDWGSSGSLDSLGMTDYLPSTNNYQFETPVPQGNGLLASSSVQPVSPNIGFHITRRGNPRAIWCTIRAVLKWKTLVKRK is encoded by the exons ATGGTACAGAAACGGAATATCAATCAGGATAGTGATGAAAGCTCCGAGTTTCCACCCCGGGAATCTAAGCGCCAACATCCTTCTAATGC GCTTTTTACAGGGTTAAGGAGTTACTCTTCTCCACAAGAACTTGCACTAAGGTTGGAGCCTTCAATCCGAAGCTGG GTGCGTGAAGAGATTGAGAGAACGCTTCAATCTACCCTGAG ATACTCACTAAATGATAATGAGACTTCTCAATCAAGGGCTATTCAGTTACTTTTTGACGATATATTTCCTTCTTCCCTTTTCACGGGCAGTAAAGTATCCATGGGCAATAGGCCCATTAAGGTTCTCTTGCATGATGCCAGTTCCAACAAGAGAATAACATCTGGACCCTTATCTTCGGCAAAAGTTGGTGTGGTTGTGCTTAATGGGGAATTTAATCCCAACGATCTAGAAGACTGGAGTGAGGAAGAGTTCAGCAAAAAGGTTATTCGTGAAAGAGACGGAAAACGTCCATTATTGACTGGAGATTTAGTCATTCAGCTGAGGGATGGTGTGGGATATCTGGGTGATATCAGCTTCACTGACAATTCAAGCTGGATAAAGAGCAGGACCTTTAGGTTGGGACTGAAATTGATTAACCGTTCTGGTCAATTTAGGGTCAGAGAAGGAGTTAGCAAGCCTTTTACTGTAAGAGATCATCGTGGGGAAG CTTATAGGAAGCATTACCCTCCCACTTTGGACGATGAGATATGGCGGTTGGAAAAGATTGCTAAAGATGGTGCATCACACAAAAGGTTGAGTACGGAAGGCATATCATGTGTGAAAGACTTCTTACGGCTGCTTGTCACTGACCCATCTCTTTTACGTAAG ATGCTGGCTTGTGGGAACAACATATGGGAGAAAATAACTGAACATGTGACCACATGTCTGTTAGACAACAGCGAGTGGTACATATACAATGCCGGAGAAAGTATTGTACTTCTGTTCAACTGCATCTATGAGCTTGTAGGTGCAATTCTTGATGGACAAAATTTCCAGTCCATTGACAAATTAGATGTATTTCAGAAG CGGATGGTGGAAGACCTTAAGCGTAATGtttataaaaatttgaattgtCTAGCTCCCTTTGAGGACCATTCTTTGATTGGCCAAGCAGTCCTTACATCCAATCTGCAAATTGGCCTTTCTCATATTCTTAGTTCAAGCCAACAGAATATGAACTACTCAGATAACCAAG GTCAAGTGGAGTTACAGAGCAAGTCTGATCATACCACAATTTCACCACCACTAGTCTACACAGCGCAACAGGATAGTCCAACTGCAGTGTCCATGCCTGAAAGCTTTCATGGAATGCAAGCATTTAATTCGACCTTGGCAAGCAGTTTCTTGGTTGGTGATCCCTGTTCTAATATCTACCCTGGTGATTATGATTGGGGTTCCAGTGGTTCATTGGATTCACTAGGGATGACCGATTATCTACCTTCCACCAACAATTATCAGTTTGAGACACCAGTGCCTCAAGGGAATGGATTGTTAGCTAGTTCAAGTGTTCAGCCGGTGTCTCCTAATATTGGCTTTCACATCACTAGACGTGGAAATCCTAGAGCCATATGGTGCACAATCCGTGCTGTCCTAAAATGGAAAACATTGGTTAAGCGAAAATAG
- the LOC129886108 gene encoding calmodulin-binding protein 60 B-like isoform X1, with protein sequence MVQKRNINQDSDESSEFPPRESKRQHPSNALFTGLRSYSSPQELALRLEPSIRSWYQAMCNSAGIQSACHSQDKSLKYFCSFPNWSNLEIIAIRKLKLVIVNREKVREEIERTLQSTLRYSLNDNETSQSRAIQLLFDDIFPSSLFTGSKVSMGNRPIKVLLHDASSNKRITSGPLSSAKVGVVVLNGEFNPNDLEDWSEEEFSKKVIRERDGKRPLLTGDLVIQLRDGVGYLGDISFTDNSSWIKSRTFRLGLKLINRSGQFRVREGVSKPFTVRDHRGEAYRKHYPPTLDDEIWRLEKIAKDGASHKRLSTEGISCVKDFLRLLVTDPSLLRKMLACGNNIWEKITEHVTTCLLDNSEWYIYNAGESIVLLFNCIYELVGAILDGQNFQSIDKLDVFQKRMVEDLKRNVYKNLNCLAPFEDHSLIGQAVLTSNLQIGLSHILSSSQQNMNYSDNQGQVELQSKSDHTTISPPLVYTAQQDSPTAVSMPESFHGMQAFNSTLASSFLVGDPCSNIYPGDYDWGSSGSLDSLGMTDYLPSTNNYQFETPVPQGNGLLASSSVQPVSPNIGFHITRRGNPRAIWCTIRAVLKWKTLVKRK encoded by the exons ATGGTACAGAAACGGAATATCAATCAGGATAGTGATGAAAGCTCCGAGTTTCCACCCCGGGAATCTAAGCGCCAACATCCTTCTAATGC GCTTTTTACAGGGTTAAGGAGTTACTCTTCTCCACAAGAACTTGCACTAAGGTTGGAGCCTTCAATCCGAAGCTGG TACCAGGCCATGTGTAATTCTGCAGGTATACAGAGTGCCTGTCATTCACAGGACAAAAGCTTGAAATATTTCTGTTCATTTCCCAATTGGAGTAATCTTGAAATTATTGCTATACGGAAGCTAAAATTAGTTATTGTCAACAGAGAGAAG GTGCGTGAAGAGATTGAGAGAACGCTTCAATCTACCCTGAG ATACTCACTAAATGATAATGAGACTTCTCAATCAAGGGCTATTCAGTTACTTTTTGACGATATATTTCCTTCTTCCCTTTTCACGGGCAGTAAAGTATCCATGGGCAATAGGCCCATTAAGGTTCTCTTGCATGATGCCAGTTCCAACAAGAGAATAACATCTGGACCCTTATCTTCGGCAAAAGTTGGTGTGGTTGTGCTTAATGGGGAATTTAATCCCAACGATCTAGAAGACTGGAGTGAGGAAGAGTTCAGCAAAAAGGTTATTCGTGAAAGAGACGGAAAACGTCCATTATTGACTGGAGATTTAGTCATTCAGCTGAGGGATGGTGTGGGATATCTGGGTGATATCAGCTTCACTGACAATTCAAGCTGGATAAAGAGCAGGACCTTTAGGTTGGGACTGAAATTGATTAACCGTTCTGGTCAATTTAGGGTCAGAGAAGGAGTTAGCAAGCCTTTTACTGTAAGAGATCATCGTGGGGAAG CTTATAGGAAGCATTACCCTCCCACTTTGGACGATGAGATATGGCGGTTGGAAAAGATTGCTAAAGATGGTGCATCACACAAAAGGTTGAGTACGGAAGGCATATCATGTGTGAAAGACTTCTTACGGCTGCTTGTCACTGACCCATCTCTTTTACGTAAG ATGCTGGCTTGTGGGAACAACATATGGGAGAAAATAACTGAACATGTGACCACATGTCTGTTAGACAACAGCGAGTGGTACATATACAATGCCGGAGAAAGTATTGTACTTCTGTTCAACTGCATCTATGAGCTTGTAGGTGCAATTCTTGATGGACAAAATTTCCAGTCCATTGACAAATTAGATGTATTTCAGAAG CGGATGGTGGAAGACCTTAAGCGTAATGtttataaaaatttgaattgtCTAGCTCCCTTTGAGGACCATTCTTTGATTGGCCAAGCAGTCCTTACATCCAATCTGCAAATTGGCCTTTCTCATATTCTTAGTTCAAGCCAACAGAATATGAACTACTCAGATAACCAAG GTCAAGTGGAGTTACAGAGCAAGTCTGATCATACCACAATTTCACCACCACTAGTCTACACAGCGCAACAGGATAGTCCAACTGCAGTGTCCATGCCTGAAAGCTTTCATGGAATGCAAGCATTTAATTCGACCTTGGCAAGCAGTTTCTTGGTTGGTGATCCCTGTTCTAATATCTACCCTGGTGATTATGATTGGGGTTCCAGTGGTTCATTGGATTCACTAGGGATGACCGATTATCTACCTTCCACCAACAATTATCAGTTTGAGACACCAGTGCCTCAAGGGAATGGATTGTTAGCTAGTTCAAGTGTTCAGCCGGTGTCTCCTAATATTGGCTTTCACATCACTAGACGTGGAAATCCTAGAGCCATATGGTGCACAATCCGTGCTGTCCTAAAATGGAAAACATTGGTTAAGCGAAAATAG
- the LOC129886109 gene encoding uncharacterized protein LOC129886109: MDREGGSAGSCYYSVLGIRNDASCSDIRSAYRKLALKWHPDRWAKNPSVAGEAKLRFQKIQEAYSVLSDQDKRSMYDAGFLDMLEEDEGMGDFLHDLMNRMDQNVGAAEESLEDLQRTFVDMFGGDLAKMMGNENPTAKKRARDSGCSTRAAQKRNNANVNFNGTC, encoded by the exons ATGGATCGAGAAGGAGGATCAGCCGGATCTTGTTACTATTCAGTTCTAGGAATACGCAATGATGCCTCCTGCTCCGACATTCGCTCAGCTTATCGGAAATTAGCTCTG AAATGGCATCCGGATAGGTGGGCGAAGAATCCGTCGGTGGCCGGAGAAGCGAAATTACGATTTCAGAAAATCCAAGAGGCCTACTCAG TTCTCTCCGATCAAGACAAGAGGTCAATGTACGACGCCGGTTTCCTTGATATGCTTGAGGAAGACGAA GGAATGGGTGATTTCCTGCACGATTTGATGAACAGAATGGATCAAAATGTTGGGGCGGCG GAGGAGAGTCTAGAGGATTTACAGAGGACGTTTGTGGACATGTTTGGTGGAGATTTAGCAAAGATGATGGGCAATGAAAATCCAACGGCGAAGAAGAGGGCACGTGATTCGGGGTGCAGCACAAGGGCTGCACAAAAACGCAACAACGCTAATGTCAATTTCAATGGCACCTGTTAG